The nucleotide sequence CGTCGAGCAGGCCATCGCCGACGGGGCCGACTACGCCGAGATCGACGTGCAGCAGACCGCCGACGGCGTGATCGTCCTCCTCCACGATGACGACCTGGCCCGGGTGGCCGGAGTATCCACCAACATCGGCGAGATGACCTACGACCAGATCAAGGGCCTGGACGCGGGAAGCTGGTTCTCACCGCGGTTCGCCGGTGAACGCATCCCCACCCTCGCCGAGGTCATCGAGACCGCCCGCAGCCGCATCCGGCTCAACATCGAACTGAAGTCTCCGGGCCGGCACCCCGGTCTGGTCGAAGGCGTCGTCGATCTGGTGCGACGCGAGGCATTCCAATCGCAGTGCGTGATTACCTCTTTCGATCACGCAGCGCTGGCGACCGTCAAGACGCGGGCCCCCGAACTGGTCACCGGCGCGATCGTAGGCGGACAGATCGATGCGGCCTTGAATTACCAAACCGACTTCCTGAGCCTCGAACAAAAACTGGTCACCGCCGATCTGCTGGCCGCCGCCCGCCGCCGAGGCTTGCTCGTCCACGTCTGGACGGTCGACGACCCGAACGACATGGCCCGCCTCATCGACCTGGGCGTCGACAACATCATCACCAACCGCCCAGCCGTCCTGGCCGATCTCCGAACGAGCAGACCGCGCGACCGCTGATTCGAAGCTCACACCGATGCCCAAATGCCGACTACCGTTTCTTGCCGGACTTGCCGCCCGCCGGACGCTTGCCCTGCTTCTGCACCGCCGACTGCACCCGCATCGGCAGCCCGAACAGCCGGATAAACCCGATCGCGTCCGTCGGATTGTACTCCGCCCCCATCGTAAAACTCGCCAGCTTCTCCGAGTACAGCGAATACGGGCTCTTCGCCCCAGCCGTCTCGCACGTCCCCTTAAACAGCTTCACCCGCACCGAACCCGTCATGTACCGCCCCGTCCGGTCGAAGAACGCGTCCAGCGACTCCCGCAGCGGCGTGAACCACTGACCGTAATAAATCATCTCCGCGTACTTCAGCGAAAGCTGCTGCTTGTAGTGCATCGTCTCGCGGTCCAGCGTCAACGCCTCCAAGCCGCGGAACGCCTCCACCAAAATCGCTCCGCCCGGCGTCTCATACGCCCCGCGCGACTTCATCCCCACCAGCCGGTTCTCCACCAGGTGCGTCTGCCCCACCGCGTGCTGGCCGCCCAGGCGATTGAGCGTCTCGACGATCTTCACCGGCTCCATCGCCTTGCCGTTCAAACCGACCGGCACGCCTTCCTTGAAATCCACCACCACGTACGCCGGCTTGGCCGGAGCCTTCGACTTCGCCACGCTCATCACCCACAGGTTGTCCTGCGGCTCGTTCCACGGGTTCTCCAGGTCCGCCCCCTCGTGGCTGATGTGCCACAGATTCCGGTCCCGCGAATAAATGCTCTTGCGGCTGGCGGTCACCGGGATGTTGCGCTTCTGGGCGTACTCCAGCGCCGCCTCGCGGCTGGTCAGCTCGAACCGCGGATCCTTCCACGGCGCGATAATCGTCAGCTTCGGGTCCAACGCCATGAACGTCAGCTCGAAACGCACCTGGTCGTTGCCCTTGCCCGTCGCGCCGTGGGCCACCGCGTCAGCCCCCGTCTCGTGCGCCACCCGCACCTGCTCCGCCGCGATCAGCGGCCGCGCAATCGACGTGCCCAGCAGATACTTGTGCTCGTACACCGCCCCGCCCTTGAGCATCGGCCACAGGTAATCGGTGACGAACGTCTCCTGCAGATTCCGAATCACCACCTCGTCGGCGCCCGACCGTTTGGCCTTGCCAACGATGCCCTTGAGCTCATCCTTGCCCTGCCCGATGTCCGCCACAAACGCCACCATCCGGCAGCCGTAGTGCTCCTTGATCCACGGAAGAATAACCGACGTATCCAGCCCGCCGCTGTACGCCAGGACCACCTTCTTGACATTGTCAGCCATGACTCTTGCTCCACCAAGGGTTCCATTTCAAACCGCATAGAATATCAGAGCCGGTGATGCGACGCAACGCCAATGCCGCCCGACAATAACAACCTTTTCCTTGCCCCGGTAAAGCCATCCTGGCAAAATGTAAGAGTTGACGGCTCTGCGTCAGCCAGAGTTCCTGTTCCATAAGGTTGCTTGACAAAGGAGGCTGCGTTCATGAAAAAGTCCAAAGTCCTGCGAATCTCGCTCATCGTCCTGATCGTCCTGGTCGTGCTCGTCGCCGCGGTCTGGCTCGCCATCGACTCGATCGCCAAGACCGGCGTCGAACGCGGAGCCCAATACGCCCTCCAGACGCCCACCGAACTCGACTCCATGAATGTCAGCCTGCTCCGCGGACAGGTCGTCATGAACGGCCTGACCATCCGCAATCCCGAAGGCTTCAAAAGCGACCACCTCATGCAGTCCGGAACCTTCGACGTCGAAGTCGCCCCCGGAAGCCTCCTCTCCGACACCATCGAGGTCAAACACTTCGAACTCGACGGCCTCGACCTGATCATCGAACGGCAACTGACCGGCACCAACGTCTCGAAAATTCTCGACAACCTCAAGCGCTTCGGCAAGGAAGATCAGCCGGACGAACCGGCTGAGGATGAGCCAGCCGAAGGCAAACAAATCCGCGTCGACCGCATCGTCGTTCGCAACGTCGCCGCCCATTTCGTCCTCACCGCCACCGCCGACAAGGCCCCGCCGGTCACCGTCAAAGTCCCCGAACTGGTCATCGAGGACATCGGCAGCGGCGATTCCGGCGCCGTCACCGTGGCCGAACTGGTGGCCAAGGTCGTCCCCGCCATCCTCGCCGGCGTCCTCAAGGAGGCCAAGGGCGTCGTCCCCGATGACATGCTCGGAAACCTCGACACCCAGGTCGCCGAAACCGCCAAAGCCGTCCAGGGTGCTGCCGGTGCCCTGATCGAAAAGGGCGGCGAAGGCGTCGGCAAAGCCGTCGAAAAGGTCGGCGAACTCCTCGGCGGCGACAAAAAGAAAGAAGAATAAACCCGCCGACCGCCCGGCATGCGCCGTCGCCAACGTCTGACCGATTGCTTTTCAACCGCCAATGCGGTATTGATATAGGGCCGCGCGCGGCTAGAATTCAGGTGATTTTCTCCTGACAGGGCAGATGGCGACATAATCGTTATACTATACTATAATAAATATTAATGTTTGAAGCACTGACCGACAAACTGAACAACGTCTTCCGCTCCATCTCCGGGCGGGGACGAATCACCGAAGAAAACGTCCAGGACGCCATGCGGCAGGTCCGTCGGGCCCTCCTCGAAGCCGACGTCAACCTCGACGTGGCCCGCAAGTTCTGCGACCGCTGCGTGGAAAAGGCGCTGGGACAAGAGGTTATAAAAAGCCTCCACCCCGGCCAGCTCATGATCAAAATCTGCCACGATGAGCTGGTCCAGCTCATGGGCCCGGTCGATACCCGCATCTACTACGTCAGCCCAGGCCCGACCGTCATCCTGATGGCCGGCCTCCAGGGCTCCGGTAAAACCACAAGCTGCGCCAAGCTGGCCAAATTCGTGACCTCCCAGGGCAAACGCCCCGCGATGGTCGCCTGCGACCTCCAGCGGCCAGCCGCCATCGAGCAGCTTCGCGTCCTCGGCGAGCAGATCAACGTCCCGGTCTACCTCGATCAGAACAACAAGAACCCCGTCGCCGTGGCCCGCGCCGGCGTCAATTTCGCCACCAGGGAAAACCGCGACGTCGTCATCATCGACACCGCCGGCCGCCTGCACATCGACCAGGAAATGATGCAGCAGGTCGCCGACATCGCCCAGGCGACCAGCCCCCACCAGATCTACCTGGTCTGCGACGCCATGACCGGCCAGGACGCCGTCAACTCAGCCAAGGCCTTCAACGAACGCCTCGAACTCGACGGCGTCATCCTCACCAAATTCGACTCCGACGCCCGCGGCGGCGCCGCCCTCTCCGTCAAGGAGGTCACCGGCAAGCCCATCAAGTTCATCGGCGTCGGCGAAAAACTCGACCGCCTCGAGGAATTCCACCCCGACCGCATGGCCAACCGAATCCTCGGCATGGGCGACGTGGTCGGACTCGTCGAAAAGGCCCAGAAAGAGTTCGACGGACAGGAAATGGCCAAAATGCAGGAGAAAATGGCCAAAGGGGCCTTCTCCCTCGACGATTTCCTGGTCCAGCTCCGCGGCATGAAGCGGATGGGCTCCATGAAAGACGTCCTCAAGATGATCCCCGGCCTCGGTTCCCAGATCCCCAACATGGACGTCGACGACGGCGAACTGGTCCGGATGGAGGCCATCATCCAGTCCATGACCCCCAAAGAGCGCAAAAAGCCCGAAACCATCGATTTTACCCGCCGCCGCCGCATCGCCAACGGCTCCGGAACCGCCCCGGAAGACGTCTCCGGCCTCGTCAAGAGCTTCGTCCAGATGCGGGGAATGCTAAAACAGATGTCCGGTATGGGCTTCATGGACCGCATGCGGATGGGCTCCCAGATCACCCAGGCCGGACTTATGACTGGAAAAATACCCAAGCTGAAGGTACAATCACCCAAATCGTCGGCTCAGCTCAAGGCTGAGAAACGTAAGAAACGAAAGCGGCGATAACGATCCGACGGTGGGCGACCACCGGCAAAAAAAGAAGGTTTGGAGGATATCCGTGTCGGTAAAGTTGAGACTCAAGCGATTTGGACGCCGGAATCGGCCGTCGTACCGGATCAACGCAATGGACATCCGCTCGGCCCGCGACGGCCGGGTGATCGAGGAATTGGGCTTCTATGACCCGCTCGCCAAGGGCGAACAGCCGCAGTTCAACGTGAACCGCGACCGCGTCGAATATTGGCTCAGCGTCGGCGCCCAGCCCAGCGAGACGGTCAAAGGCCTCCTCGAAAAGGCCGGCATCAACGCCAAGGCCGGGGCCCAGCCGAGCGCCAAGAGCGAATAGCCAAAGGGCAGCGGTGGCGTCCTTTCCGATTTTGTTCGTGGGGCTTCCATGCGCATCGACGTCTTGACGCTGTTTCCCCAGCAGGTCGACGATTTCCTCAACTACAGCATTATCGGACGTGCCCGGCAACGCGGCCTCGTCGAAATCGTCTGCACCGACATCCGGACCTACAGCGGAGACAAGCACGGCAAGGTCGATGACAAACCCTTCGGCGGCGGACCCGGAATGGTCCTCCGCCCCCAACCCGTCGTCGAAGCCGTCGAAGCCGTCGAAGCCGCCGACCAACGCCGCGGACCGCGAATCCTCATGACCCCGCAAGGCCGGCGACTCGATCAGCCGCTCGTCCGCGACCTCGCCGCCCACGACCGCCTGATCGTCGTGGCCGGCCACTACGAAGGTTTCGACGAACGAGTCCGCCTGATCCTCGCCCCGACCGAAATCTCCATCGGCGACTACGTCCTCTCCGGCGGTGAACCCGCAGCCGTCGTCCTGATCGACGCCGTCGTCCGACTCCTCGAAGGCGTCGTCGGCGATGAAGAATCCCTGGCTGAGGAATCCTTCACTCACAGCCGCCTCGAATACCCGCAATACACCCGCCCGCGCGAATACCGCGGCCACCAGGTCCCCGAAGTCCTCATCTCCGGCCACCACGCCGAAATCGAAAAATGGCGAACCGACCAAGCCCAAAAACGAACCGCCGACCGCCGCCCCGACCTGATCCAATGACCGCCTCCCAAATGTGGGTCCGCCGCCCTCGGCGGACTCTTCTCCCCTT is from Phycisphaerae bacterium and encodes:
- the trmD gene encoding tRNA (guanosine(37)-N1)-methyltransferase TrmD, which translates into the protein MRIDVLTLFPQQVDDFLNYSIIGRARQRGLVEIVCTDIRTYSGDKHGKVDDKPFGGGPGMVLRPQPVVEAVEAVEAADQRRGPRILMTPQGRRLDQPLVRDLAAHDRLIVVAGHYEGFDERVRLILAPTEISIGDYVLSGGEPAAVVLIDAVVRLLEGVVGDEESLAEESFTHSRLEYPQYTRPREYRGHQVPEVLISGHHAEIEKWRTDQAQKRTADRRPDLIQ
- a CDS encoding AsmA family protein, producing the protein MKKSKVLRISLIVLIVLVVLVAAVWLAIDSIAKTGVERGAQYALQTPTELDSMNVSLLRGQVVMNGLTIRNPEGFKSDHLMQSGTFDVEVAPGSLLSDTIEVKHFELDGLDLIIERQLTGTNVSKILDNLKRFGKEDQPDEPAEDEPAEGKQIRVDRIVVRNVAAHFVLTATADKAPPVTVKVPELVIEDIGSGDSGAVTVAELVAKVVPAILAGVLKEAKGVVPDDMLGNLDTQVAETAKAVQGAAGALIEKGGEGVGKAVEKVGELLGGDKKKEE
- the ffh gene encoding signal recognition particle protein encodes the protein MFEALTDKLNNVFRSISGRGRITEENVQDAMRQVRRALLEADVNLDVARKFCDRCVEKALGQEVIKSLHPGQLMIKICHDELVQLMGPVDTRIYYVSPGPTVILMAGLQGSGKTTSCAKLAKFVTSQGKRPAMVACDLQRPAAIEQLRVLGEQINVPVYLDQNNKNPVAVARAGVNFATRENRDVVIIDTAGRLHIDQEMMQQVADIAQATSPHQIYLVCDAMTGQDAVNSAKAFNERLELDGVILTKFDSDARGGAALSVKEVTGKPIKFIGVGEKLDRLEEFHPDRMANRILGMGDVVGLVEKAQKEFDGQEMAKMQEKMAKGAFSLDDFLVQLRGMKRMGSMKDVLKMIPGLGSQIPNMDVDDGELVRMEAIIQSMTPKERKKPETIDFTRRRRIANGSGTAPEDVSGLVKSFVQMRGMLKQMSGMGFMDRMRMGSQITQAGLMTGKIPKLKVQSPKSSAQLKAEKRKKRKRR
- a CDS encoding glycerophosphodiester phosphodiesterase, producing MRGWMIVLIVSGTALVATVATWSFSKTRDATVEITAHRGSSATAPENTIRAVEQAIADGADYAEIDVQQTADGVIVLLHDDDLARVAGVSTNIGEMTYDQIKGLDAGSWFSPRFAGERIPTLAEVIETARSRIRLNIELKSPGRHPGLVEGVVDLVRREAFQSQCVITSFDHAALATVKTRAPELVTGAIVGGQIDAALNYQTDFLSLEQKLVTADLLAAARRRGLLVHVWTVDDPNDMARLIDLGVDNIITNRPAVLADLRTSRPRDR
- a CDS encoding argininosuccinate synthase, whose translation is MADNVKKVVLAYSGGLDTSVILPWIKEHYGCRMVAFVADIGQGKDELKGIVGKAKRSGADEVVIRNLQETFVTDYLWPMLKGGAVYEHKYLLGTSIARPLIAAEQVRVAHETGADAVAHGATGKGNDQVRFELTFMALDPKLTIIAPWKDPRFELTSREAALEYAQKRNIPVTASRKSIYSRDRNLWHISHEGADLENPWNEPQDNLWVMSVAKSKAPAKPAYVVVDFKEGVPVGLNGKAMEPVKIVETLNRLGGQHAVGQTHLVENRLVGMKSRGAYETPGGAILVEAFRGLEALTLDRETMHYKQQLSLKYAEMIYYGQWFTPLRESLDAFFDRTGRYMTGSVRVKLFKGTCETAGAKSPYSLYSEKLASFTMGAEYNPTDAIGFIRLFGLPMRVQSAVQKQGKRPAGGKSGKKR
- the rpsP gene encoding 30S ribosomal protein S16 translates to MSVKLRLKRFGRRNRPSYRINAMDIRSARDGRVIEELGFYDPLAKGEQPQFNVNRDRVEYWLSVGAQPSETVKGLLEKAGINAKAGAQPSAKSE